Genomic segment of Arachnia propionica:
GCCGACGACCTGGCCCACCAGGCGGTCAAGTATCGCCAGCGCAGCGGCTGGACGCACCGCGACCTGCTGCGCCTGTCGCACCCGGTCACCACCGTTCCCGAACTGCGTGCCCTGTTCGAGTGGATCGTCCGTGGCTCGCTCGGCGAGGACACCCCTGAACTGGTGCGCGCCTTCCTGGCCGCGCAGGAGGCGACGACGGTCGCCGCCTGGGTCGCTCTGGTGCGCGAACACCGGCTGGCCTGGGAGATGCTGCCGGATGCCGCGCTGCGTGAACCGGAGGTCTGGGAGGCGCTCCTCGACGCCGGAATCCCGCAGACCGCGCTGATGCGCCAGCTCCCGCGACTCACGGGGCTGGGCCTCCTGGACGACCTGAGCGCCCGCACCGAACAGGTGTGCGCCCAGCTCACCGACCCCGACCGGCTCCGCAGGGCGCGTGTCCACCCGGTGAACGTGCTGGTCGCGGGCCGCACCTACGCCTCCGGGCGTTCGACGCGGGGCAGCTCCACCTGGCAGCCGAGCACCAAGGTGATTGACGCCCTCGACGCCGCGTTCTACGCGGCCTTCGGTGCGGTGACGCCGTCAGGGAAACGCACGATGCTCGCCCTGGACGTCTCCGGCTCGATGTGCAGCCACATCGCGGGCCTGCCGATAACCGCACGCGAGGCCTCCGCTGCCCTGGCGCTGGTGCAGCTGGCCACCGAACCCGTCTCGGCGGTCGTCGGTTTCACCAGCGGGCTGGTGCCCCTCGACCTGTCGCCGAGGCAGCGTCTTGACGACGCGCTGCACAG
This window contains:
- a CDS encoding TROVE domain-containing protein; the protein is MDVLREINLRSTPQSKPADERQVQNSAGGHTFQLDDAARLRRFLTLGVDAGTYYASAKELAIDNVEVLKRMAASEPETLVATIVDVSVRGAAPRQNPVLFALAYAASMPASAPLALAALPKVARTGTHLFTFADYVQQFRGWGRGLRRAVGNWYTGRRADDLAHQAVKYRQRSGWTHRDLLRLSHPVTTVPELRALFEWIVRGSLGEDTPELVRAFLAAQEATTVAAWVALVREHRLAWEMLPDAALREPEVWEALLDAGIPQTALMRQLPRLTGLGLLDDLSARTEQVCAQLTDPDRLRRARVHPVNVLVAGRTYASGRSTRGSSTWQPSTKVIDALDAAFYAAFGAVTPSGKRTMLALDVSGSMCSHIAGLPITAREASAALALVQLATEPVSAVVGFTSGLVPLDLSPRQRLDDALHRIGNLPFGGTDCAQPMLHALKRRLEVDTFVVYTDNETWCGRIHPHQALVRYRRETGIPAKLVVVGMTSTGFSIADPDDAGMLDVAGFDHAVPNLISEFSRGF